A section of the Ignavibacteriales bacterium genome encodes:
- a CDS encoding NAD(P)H-dependent oxidoreductase has product MKIVAIAGSLRRGSYNKMAMRYIVDGARDAGADVEVLDLKEYDFPIFDGDVEAQGLPEKVVEFKTKIEEADGLIVVTPEYNHGIPGGLKNAIDWASRRGNSFRDKFVAIAGASNGSWGTTRSQIAMLPVLRSLRMFLLPTQLYIPNAGDVFDENGDIKNETIKERLLDLGKELVEVITRWNK; this is encoded by the coding sequence TTGAAGATTGTTGCAATTGCAGGGAGCCTCAGAAGAGGCTCCTATAACAAAATGGCTATGCGTTACATAGTCGATGGCGCTAGAGACGCGGGTGCTGATGTCGAAGTCCTCGACCTCAAAGAATATGACTTCCCGATTTTTGATGGCGATGTCGAAGCGCAGGGTCTTCCGGAAAAAGTAGTTGAGTTTAAAACAAAGATCGAGGAAGCTGACGGACTGATAGTTGTAACACCCGAATACAACCACGGAATACCCGGTGGTTTAAAAAACGCCATAGACTGGGCATCCAGAAGGGGAAATTCATTCAGAGACAAATTCGTTGCCATAGCCGGGGCTTCTAACGGATCGTGGGGGACTACACGATCGCAAATTGCGATGCTCCCTGTACTAAGATCACTCCGGATGTTCCTTCTCCCTACTCAGTTATACATTCCTAATGCAGGTGACGTATTCGATGAAAACGGTGATATTAAAAACGAGACAATTAAAGAAAGACTATTAGACCTCGGTAAAGAATTAGTGGAAGTAATAACTCGTTGGAACAAATAG